In Polynucleobacter sp. TUM22923, one genomic interval encodes:
- a CDS encoding LLM class flavin-dependent oxidoreductase, whose amino-acid sequence MANSVPYSILDISPIPQGFSAGDALRNSLELAQHAERWGYKRYWVAEHHNMTGNASSAPAVLIGYIASGTTHIRLGSGGVMLPNHAPLVIAEQFGTLACLYPGRIELGLGRAPGTDQMTARALRRDLQGSDDRFPQDVMELQHYFGPTQEGQAVKAIPGAGTEVPIWILGSSLYGAQLAAHLGLPYAFASHFAPEQLLEAMTIYRNQFKPSTQLAKPYCAFLMNVVAAQTDEEAIYQFTTLQQHVIRMRRNTRGQLPPPIENLDVFCDPHEKATTANALQCSAVGSLETVRARMQHWLDLTGADEIVMTGQIYDHQARLQSFEIAAEAAQGLHYQSSV is encoded by the coding sequence ATGGCAAATTCGGTTCCGTACTCTATTCTAGATATATCGCCGATTCCCCAGGGGTTTTCTGCTGGTGATGCGCTGCGAAACTCTCTTGAGCTTGCCCAGCATGCTGAACGTTGGGGTTACAAGCGCTATTGGGTTGCCGAGCATCACAATATGACTGGAAATGCGAGTTCGGCGCCCGCGGTCCTCATTGGATATATTGCTTCGGGCACTACTCACATTCGGCTAGGGTCTGGCGGCGTTATGTTGCCTAATCATGCGCCCTTAGTGATTGCTGAGCAATTTGGAACCTTAGCCTGTCTATATCCAGGCAGAATTGAATTGGGTCTTGGGCGCGCTCCAGGTACCGATCAGATGACGGCGAGGGCTTTACGCCGAGATCTACAGGGGAGTGATGACCGTTTTCCGCAGGATGTGATGGAGCTACAGCACTATTTCGGTCCGACGCAGGAGGGGCAGGCTGTCAAAGCGATTCCGGGTGCGGGTACCGAGGTGCCTATTTGGATTTTAGGTTCTAGTTTGTATGGCGCTCAATTAGCAGCTCACTTGGGATTGCCGTATGCCTTTGCGTCCCACTTTGCGCCCGAGCAATTGCTCGAGGCGATGACAATCTATCGCAATCAATTTAAGCCTTCTACGCAATTGGCAAAGCCTTATTGCGCTTTTCTAATGAATGTAGTTGCTGCCCAGACAGATGAAGAGGCTATTTATCAATTTACTACCTTGCAGCAGCATGTGATTCGGATGCGTCGCAACACGCGTGGCCAATTACCACCACCCATTGAAAACTTAGATGTATTTTGTGACCCTCATGAAAAAGCGACTACGGCCAATGCTCTACAATGCTCTGCGGTAGGGTCTTTAGAGACAGTCAGAGCTCGGATGCAGCATTGGCTTGATCTGACCGGAGCTGATGAGATTGTGATGACAGGTCAAATCTATGATCATCAGGCGCGTTTGCAATCTTTTGAAATTGCTGCAGAAGCTGCCCAAGGGCTGCATTATCAATCTAGCGTATGA
- a CDS encoding YaeQ family protein, whose product MALRATIHKADLHVADSDRHYYGSHPLTIAKHPSETEERMMIRIIAFALQAQEDLVFTKGLSDADEPDIWVKDLTDAIKLWIEVGQPDERRILKACGRSDQVIVYCYGGHTSKIWWDGIANKLTRARNLQIISIPAEQAKELSKLVERSMVLHVNVQDEEVYVSSDMGQVTITPEIWRSQT is encoded by the coding sequence ATGGCTCTACGCGCAACTATCCACAAAGCCGACCTTCACGTCGCAGATTCTGATCGCCACTATTACGGCAGTCATCCTTTAACCATCGCCAAGCACCCTTCAGAAACCGAAGAGCGCATGATGATCCGCATCATCGCATTTGCACTACAAGCCCAAGAAGATTTGGTCTTTACTAAAGGCTTGAGTGATGCGGATGAGCCCGATATCTGGGTGAAAGACTTAACTGATGCCATCAAGCTCTGGATTGAGGTTGGGCAACCTGATGAGCGCCGTATTTTGAAAGCATGCGGTCGATCCGATCAGGTCATCGTCTATTGCTATGGCGGTCATACCAGCAAGATTTGGTGGGATGGCATTGCCAATAAACTCACCCGCGCTCGTAACCTGCAGATTATCTCTATTCCAGCAGAGCAAGCGAAGGAGCTTAGCAAACTAGTTGAGCGAAGCATGGTGCTCCATGTCAACGTCCAAGATGAAGAGGTTTATGTCTCATCGGATATGGGGCAAGTAACCATCACCCCAGAAATCTGGCGTAGTCAGACATAA
- a CDS encoding putative toxin-antitoxin system toxin component, PIN family, translating to MQCHILDTNVLLDIFVFEDTRAANLKQALLSFDIRAIASQKTLDEFADVISRPLFKLTDAQQQSFMNQWQSIAEQYDDTFLAMAPWQCEDPDDQIFLNLAYQLRPSILISKDKALLKLAGHALKDGIIITADYNAFIR from the coding sequence ATGCAGTGTCATATTTTGGATACCAATGTCCTGCTCGACATTTTTGTCTTTGAAGATACTAGAGCTGCCAACTTAAAGCAGGCGCTTCTAAGCTTTGATATACGAGCAATAGCTAGCCAAAAAACACTGGATGAATTTGCTGACGTAATTTCCCGTCCGCTCTTCAAACTGACAGACGCACAGCAACAGAGCTTCATGAATCAATGGCAGTCGATCGCCGAACAATATGACGATACCTTTCTAGCAATGGCACCTTGGCAATGCGAGGACCCAGATGATCAGATTTTTTTAAATCTGGCGTATCAATTGAGGCCATCTATTTTAATTAGCAAAGATAAGGCACTCCTCAAGCTTGCTGGCCATGCCCTTAAAGACGGCATCATCATTACGGCGGACTATAACGCTTTCATACGCTAG